The following coding sequences lie in one Deltaproteobacteria bacterium genomic window:
- a CDS encoding chemotaxis protein CheW, with product MSADDELIREFLLESWEGLNQLDRDFVELERDPSDRNRLGAIFRCIHTIKGTAGFLALHHLEAVAHAGESLLSRLRNGDFLLDGEMTSALLAMVDAIRAMLERLETTGHEGTEAYKSLVEHLAALTAGQRGMAAPATPRVSPAPELSAAAQPTASVATTAPEHDVAPATASAPTTLAPAGLSAEPHDDADAPALDDTADESAASHEPQPTLAPAQSPVAAAPAPTPEPLAPASTTRTSQEPATMTTPATATASAATAPTPEPSDASPTKGPAVSVSDSAIRVDVGLLDRVMNLVGELVLARNQILQYGATVKDAGFANASQRLNLLTTELQEGVMKTRMQPIGNVWNKFPRVVRDLSHACSKKVDLSLDGTETELDRTIIEAIKDPLTHAVRNAVDHGLERPEARLAAGKSENGRLTLRAFHEGGQVNIEISDDGAGIDAAKVRARAVERGVISADRASRMSDREAVHLIFQPGFSTAEKVTNVSGRGVGMDVVKTNIEKIGGTVDIHTQLGQGTTLKLKIPLTLAIIPALIVSSGGNRFAIPQVSLLELVRLEGETAARSLESLHGSTVYRLRGNLLPLVFLDRALELKPVPRGHDVVNIVVLQADDRQFGLVVDGINDTEEIVVKPLGKELKGISAFAGATIMGDGRVALILDVLGIAQRSNVVSAGRERSIVEKSTTSQGSSEHREALLLFRLGHEGRMALPLSMVARLEEIPRAAVEHAAGREVVQYRGAILPLLDVRRALGVAGGSGGDSPLQVIVYSEHGRSFGFVVDQILDTVEETLTTKQRSNREGVLGSAVVQGKVTDILDVHGIIRRTDPSFFTQDAA from the coding sequence ATGTCCGCTGACGACGAACTGATCCGAGAGTTTCTGCTCGAGAGCTGGGAGGGCCTCAACCAGCTCGATCGCGACTTCGTGGAGCTCGAGCGCGATCCGTCGGATCGCAACCGACTGGGCGCCATCTTCCGCTGCATCCACACCATCAAGGGCACCGCGGGCTTCCTCGCGCTCCACCACCTCGAGGCGGTCGCCCACGCCGGCGAGAGCCTGCTCAGCCGGCTGCGCAACGGCGACTTCCTCCTCGACGGCGAGATGACGTCGGCGCTGCTGGCCATGGTCGATGCGATTCGAGCGATGCTCGAGCGCCTCGAGACCACCGGCCACGAGGGCACCGAAGCCTACAAGTCGCTGGTCGAGCACCTCGCCGCCCTCACGGCCGGACAGCGCGGCATGGCTGCACCGGCGACGCCCCGCGTGTCGCCAGCGCCCGAGCTCAGCGCTGCGGCCCAGCCCACGGCCAGCGTGGCCACGACCGCGCCGGAGCACGACGTGGCCCCTGCGACCGCGTCGGCTCCGACCACGCTCGCGCCCGCAGGGCTCTCGGCGGAGCCGCACGACGACGCCGACGCCCCCGCGCTCGACGACACCGCCGACGAATCCGCGGCGAGTCACGAACCCCAGCCAACGCTCGCGCCGGCACAGTCGCCGGTCGCGGCCGCACCAGCACCAACCCCGGAACCCCTCGCACCGGCAAGCACGACCCGGACGAGCCAGGAGCCTGCGACGATGACGACCCCTGCCACAGCGACTGCGTCCGCGGCCACCGCCCCCACGCCGGAGCCGAGCGATGCCAGCCCGACCAAGGGCCCGGCCGTCTCGGTGTCGGATTCGGCGATTCGCGTCGACGTCGGGCTACTCGACCGCGTCATGAACCTGGTCGGCGAGCTCGTGCTCGCGCGCAACCAGATCTTGCAGTACGGCGCGACCGTCAAGGACGCGGGCTTCGCCAACGCGTCGCAGCGGCTCAACTTGCTGACGACCGAGCTGCAAGAGGGCGTGATGAAGACGCGCATGCAGCCCATCGGCAACGTGTGGAACAAGTTCCCGCGCGTCGTCCGGGATCTGTCCCATGCGTGCTCGAAGAAGGTCGATCTGAGCCTCGATGGCACCGAGACCGAGCTCGACCGCACGATCATCGAGGCCATCAAGGACCCGCTCACGCACGCCGTCCGCAACGCGGTCGATCACGGGCTCGAGCGGCCCGAGGCGAGACTCGCGGCGGGCAAGTCCGAGAACGGACGCCTGACGCTCCGGGCGTTCCACGAGGGCGGCCAGGTCAACATCGAGATCTCCGACGACGGCGCCGGAATCGACGCAGCCAAGGTCCGCGCGCGTGCGGTCGAGCGTGGCGTGATCAGTGCCGACCGCGCCAGCCGCATGAGCGACCGTGAGGCGGTGCACCTCATCTTCCAGCCCGGCTTCTCGACCGCCGAGAAGGTCACCAACGTGAGCGGTCGTGGCGTCGGCATGGACGTCGTGAAGACCAACATCGAGAAGATCGGTGGCACGGTCGACATCCACACACAGCTCGGCCAAGGCACCACCCTCAAGCTGAAGATCCCGCTGACGCTGGCGATCATCCCGGCGCTCATCGTCTCCAGCGGCGGCAACCGCTTCGCGATCCCGCAGGTGAGCCTGCTCGAGCTCGTGCGACTCGAGGGCGAGACCGCCGCGCGCTCGCTGGAGTCGCTGCACGGCTCGACCGTGTACCGCCTGCGCGGCAACTTGCTGCCCCTGGTCTTCCTCGACCGTGCGCTCGAGCTGAAGCCGGTACCGCGGGGCCACGACGTGGTGAACATCGTCGTGCTGCAGGCCGATGATCGTCAGTTCGGCCTGGTGGTCGACGGCATCAACGATACAGAGGAGATCGTGGTCAAGCCGCTCGGCAAGGAGCTCAAGGGCATCAGCGCGTTCGCCGGCGCGACCATCATGGGCGACGGCCGGGTCGCACTCATCCTCGACGTGCTCGGCATCGCGCAGCGGTCCAATGTGGTCTCCGCCGGCCGCGAGCGCTCGATCGTCGAGAAGTCGACGACGTCGCAGGGCAGCTCCGAGCACCGCGAAGCGCTGCTGCTGTTCCGCCTCGGCCACGAAGGACGCATGGCGCTGCCGCTCTCGATGGTCGCGCGACTCGAGGAGATCCCGCGCGCCGCCGTCGAGCACGCGGCCGGTCGCGAGGTCGTGCAGTACCGCGGCGCGATTCTGCCGCTGCTCGACGTACGTCGCGCCCTCGGCGTTGCCGGTGGCAGCGGCGGCGACAGCCCGCTGCAGGTCATCGTCTACTCCGAACACGGTCGCAGCTTCGGCTTCGTGGTCGATCAGATCCTCGACACCGTCGAGGAGACGCTGACCACGAAGCAGCGCAGCAACCGTGAGGGCGTGCTCGGCTCTGCGGTCGTGCAGGGCAAGGTCACGGACATCCTCGACGTGCACGGCATCATCCGCCGCACCGACCCCAGCTTCTTCACCCAAGACGCCGCGTAG
- a CDS encoding chemotaxis protein CheW: MPPTTRQLCTFSLGDLIFGVEVTHVQEVIRYQEMTSVPLAPRIIRGLINLRGQIVTAIDMRARLQLQPREGELPMNVVLRTADGVVSLLVDEIGDVVQTDESTFERVPETTDALLKELVSGVYKIEHRLLLLLDVDRVMTNSQLSAKGEAA, from the coding sequence ATGCCTCCCACCACGCGACAACTGTGCACCTTCTCCCTGGGCGACCTCATCTTCGGCGTCGAAGTGACGCACGTGCAGGAGGTCATCCGCTACCAGGAGATGACCTCGGTCCCGCTGGCTCCGCGGATCATCCGCGGGCTCATCAACCTGCGCGGACAGATCGTCACCGCCATCGACATGCGCGCGCGTCTGCAGCTGCAGCCCCGCGAGGGCGAGCTGCCGATGAACGTCGTGCTCCGCACCGCCGACGGCGTGGTCAGCCTGCTGGTCGACGAGATCGGTGACGTGGTGCAGACCGACGAGTCGACCTTCGAACGCGTCCCCGAGACCACCGACGCCCTGCTCAAGGAGCTCGTCAGTGGGGTCTACAAGATCGAGCACCGCCTGCTGCTGCTGCTCGATGTCGATCGAGTGATGACCAATAGCCAACTCTCCGCCAAGGGCGAAGCCGCCTGA
- a CDS encoding PAS domain S-box protein, translated as MSAAAERKRTDATTAASAANTAPREVESDAELQRKLEDFEGQVRAISRSQAVIEFELDGTILAANDNFCDALGYSADEIVGKHHRMFVDPEYARTKAYKDFWAQLGRGEFVAQEFKRFGKGGREIWIQASYNPILDEQGRPWKVVKYATDITAQKMKATDWGGQIAAINRVMAVIEFDIEGNIIHANENFCKTLGYALDEIVGRHHRTFVSAHAAASDAYRKFWVDLRSGVPQAGEFLRVSKDGKDVWIQASYNPILSDDGQVLKVVKFATDITAQKLAAMEAMRLKQVVENAPLNLMFCDRDLTVQYANPASRGALKRLAKHLPIAPEQIVGSSIDIFHKNPSHQRKMLADPKNLPHSARIQIGDEHLDLMVAAIHSPGGEYLGPMLTWDIVTEKVAEERAAAARVEQERADADALRTKVESLLDAVDGAAKGDLTRQITVSGDDAIGRVAAGLGRLLDTMRTSVTSIASNSSALGAAAEELSAVSKQMTTTAEETSAQAGVAAAATEQINRNVQTVASGTEEMSASIREIAKNASDAARVATSAVKVAETTNTIVGKLGESSADIGKVIKVITSIAQQTNLLALNATIEAARAGEAGKGFAVVANEVKELAKETAKATEDISQKIETIQSDTRSAVGAIGQISEIIAQINELQTAIAGAVEEQTATTNEIGRNLADAARGSSEVAQNISSVAMAAQSTTGGAMDTTRAASELSRMASELQRLVGQFTY; from the coding sequence ATGTCTGCCGCCGCCGAACGCAAGCGAACCGATGCCACCACCGCCGCCTCCGCGGCCAACACTGCCCCGCGCGAGGTCGAGTCCGACGCGGAGCTGCAACGCAAGCTCGAGGACTTCGAGGGCCAAGTCCGCGCCATCTCGCGGTCCCAGGCCGTGATCGAGTTCGAGCTCGACGGCACCATCCTCGCCGCCAACGACAACTTCTGCGACGCCCTGGGCTACAGCGCCGACGAGATCGTCGGCAAGCACCACCGCATGTTCGTCGACCCCGAGTACGCGCGGACCAAGGCGTACAAGGACTTCTGGGCCCAGCTCGGCCGGGGCGAGTTCGTCGCGCAGGAGTTCAAGCGCTTCGGCAAGGGTGGCCGCGAGATCTGGATTCAGGCCTCGTACAACCCGATTCTCGACGAGCAGGGCCGCCCGTGGAAGGTCGTGAAGTACGCCACCGACATCACCGCCCAGAAGATGAAGGCCACCGACTGGGGCGGGCAGATCGCAGCCATCAATCGCGTGATGGCGGTGATCGAGTTCGACATCGAGGGCAACATCATCCACGCCAACGAGAACTTCTGCAAGACGCTCGGCTACGCGCTCGACGAGATCGTCGGCCGTCACCATCGCACGTTCGTGTCGGCCCACGCGGCGGCGAGCGATGCGTACCGCAAGTTCTGGGTCGACCTGCGCAGCGGTGTGCCGCAGGCCGGTGAGTTCCTGCGGGTCTCGAAGGACGGCAAGGACGTGTGGATCCAGGCCTCGTACAACCCGATCCTCTCGGACGACGGGCAGGTGCTGAAGGTCGTGAAGTTCGCGACCGACATCACGGCGCAGAAGCTCGCCGCGATGGAGGCGATGCGCCTCAAGCAGGTGGTCGAGAACGCTCCGCTCAACCTGATGTTCTGCGACCGCGACCTGACGGTGCAGTACGCCAACCCGGCCTCGCGCGGCGCCCTCAAGCGGCTCGCGAAACACCTGCCGATCGCACCCGAGCAGATCGTCGGTTCCTCGATCGACATCTTCCACAAGAACCCGAGCCATCAGCGCAAGATGCTCGCCGACCCGAAGAACCTGCCGCACTCCGCTCGCATCCAGATCGGCGACGAGCACCTCGACCTCATGGTCGCGGCCATCCACTCGCCAGGTGGCGAGTACCTCGGCCCCATGCTCACGTGGGACATCGTGACCGAGAAGGTCGCCGAGGAGCGCGCTGCCGCGGCGCGCGTCGAGCAGGAGCGCGCCGATGCCGATGCGTTGCGCACCAAGGTCGAGTCGCTGCTCGACGCCGTCGATGGTGCCGCCAAGGGCGACCTCACGCGGCAGATCACCGTCTCCGGTGACGACGCGATCGGTCGCGTCGCCGCGGGTCTCGGTCGCCTGCTCGACACCATGCGCACCAGCGTGACGAGCATTGCGAGCAACTCGTCGGCGCTCGGCGCAGCGGCCGAGGAGCTGTCGGCGGTCAGCAAGCAGATGACCACGACCGCCGAGGAGACCTCGGCGCAGGCGGGAGTGGCCGCCGCCGCGACCGAGCAGATCAACCGCAACGTCCAGACGGTGGCCAGCGGCACCGAGGAGATGTCGGCGAGCATCCGCGAGATCGCCAAGAACGCCTCCGACGCGGCCCGCGTCGCGACCTCTGCGGTGAAGGTGGCCGAGACCACCAACACCATCGTCGGCAAGCTCGGCGAGAGCAGCGCGGACATCGGCAAGGTCATCAAGGTCATCACCTCGATCGCGCAGCAGACCAACCTGCTCGCCCTGAACGCGACCATCGAGGCCGCACGGGCGGGTGAAGCCGGCAAGGGCTTCGCGGTGGTCGCGAACGAGGTGAAGGAGCTGGCCAAGGAGACCGCGAAGGCCACCGAGGACATCAGCCAGAAGATCGAGACCATCCAGTCCGACACCCGCTCGGCGGTCGGTGCCATCGGTCAGATCAGCGAGATCATCGCCCAGATCAACGAGCTGCAGACCGCCATCGCCGGCGCGGTCGAAGAGCAGACCGCGACCACCAACGAGATCGGTCGCAACCTCGCCGACGCCGCCCGCGGCAGCAGCGAGGTCGCGCAGAACATCTCGAGCGTCGCGATGGCCGCACAGAGCACGACCGGTGGTGCGATGGACACCACCCGCGCTGCCTCGGAGCTGAGCCGCATGGCGTCCGAGCTGCAGCGACTGGTGGGTCAGTTCACCTACTAG
- a CDS encoding chemotaxis response regulator protein-glutamate methylesterase: MPGPSRILIVDDSVVVRRMLSDLVSSDPDLELAGTASNGQLALQKLPQLAVDLVVMDVEMPGMDGIEAVGRIRVDWPRLPVMMCSSLTARGADATLRALAAGATDYVAKPSGLGNAEGLEGFKREFVAKLKGLAGLRRSDGVVAMPVAPQRPISNARRTPSKRPAVLAIGCSTGGPNALARVFADLPGDIGVPIVITQHMPPLFTRMLAERLTATSAIPVKEAETGDELLPNHAYIAPGDYHMALRRDGVRVRVVLNQDPPENSCRPAVDVMFRSVAALFGPDVIAAVMTGMGQDGAVGSRHVADAGGWVITQDAASCVVPSMPNAVVAIGASHESAELEQLGTLFGFRCKPAQGLPSRWTAAL; the protein is encoded by the coding sequence ATGCCCGGCCCCTCTCGCATCCTGATCGTCGACGACTCGGTGGTCGTTCGCCGAATGCTCTCCGACCTGGTGAGCTCCGACCCCGACCTCGAGCTGGCGGGCACCGCATCGAACGGTCAGCTCGCGCTCCAGAAGCTTCCGCAGCTCGCCGTCGATCTGGTGGTCATGGACGTCGAGATGCCCGGGATGGACGGCATCGAAGCCGTCGGACGCATCCGCGTCGACTGGCCCCGCCTCCCGGTGATGATGTGCAGCTCCCTGACGGCCCGCGGCGCCGACGCGACGCTGCGAGCCCTGGCCGCCGGCGCCACCGACTACGTCGCGAAGCCCTCCGGCCTCGGCAACGCCGAGGGCCTCGAGGGCTTCAAGCGCGAGTTCGTCGCGAAGCTCAAGGGCCTCGCGGGTCTGCGTCGCTCGGACGGCGTCGTGGCGATGCCGGTCGCCCCCCAGCGCCCGATCTCCAACGCTCGCCGCACGCCTTCGAAGCGGCCCGCCGTGCTCGCGATTGGCTGCTCCACCGGTGGCCCCAACGCGCTCGCCCGCGTGTTCGCCGACCTCCCCGGTGACATCGGCGTGCCGATCGTCATCACCCAGCACATGCCGCCGCTCTTCACCCGCATGCTCGCCGAACGCCTGACTGCGACCTCGGCGATCCCGGTGAAGGAAGCCGAGACCGGCGATGAGCTGCTCCCGAACCACGCGTACATCGCCCCCGGCGACTACCACATGGCGTTGCGTCGCGACGGCGTGCGGGTGCGCGTCGTGCTCAACCAGGATCCGCCGGAGAACTCCTGCCGCCCCGCGGTGGATGTCATGTTTCGCTCGGTCGCGGCGCTCTTCGGTCCCGACGTCATCGCTGCGGTGATGACGGGCATGGGGCAAGACGGCGCCGTCGGCTCGCGGCACGTCGCTGACGCCGGCGGCTGGGTGATCACCCAAGACGCCGCCAGCTGCGTCGTGCCGAGCATGCCCAATGCCGTCGTTGCGATCGGGGCCAGCCACGAGAGCGCCGAACTCGAGCAGCTCGGCACCCTGTTCGGATTCCGCTGCAAGCCCGCGCAGGGCCTGCCCTCGAGATGGACCGCCGCCCTGTGA
- a CDS encoding response regulator — MHALVVDDSRAIRSVIARMLRGLGWTVSEAGNGQEAVDVLEGLEFPPDIALVDWNMPVMDGFTLVCAIRSDAKFDDMRIMMVTTETEIERVQQALSAGANEYMMKPFTQDSLIEKLGLLGLAAAA; from the coding sequence ATGCATGCCCTCGTCGTCGATGATTCTCGTGCCATTCGCTCCGTGATCGCTCGCATGCTGCGGGGGTTGGGGTGGACCGTCAGTGAGGCTGGCAACGGCCAGGAAGCCGTCGACGTGCTCGAGGGCCTCGAGTTCCCACCGGACATCGCACTGGTGGACTGGAACATGCCCGTCATGGATGGCTTCACGTTGGTCTGTGCGATCCGCAGCGACGCGAAGTTCGACGACATGCGCATCATGATGGTGACCACCGAGACGGAGATCGAGCGCGTACAGCAGGCGCTGTCGGCCGGCGCCAACGAGTACATGATGAAGCCGTTCACCCAGGACTCGCTGATCGAGAAGCTTGGACTGCTCGGCCTCGCCGCGGCTGCTTGA
- a CDS encoding protein-glutamate O-methyltransferase CheR, which produces MTTVLEPLDYQWLCTFLRDESALIIDESKEYLVTTRLHPVMKQFSIASLPELVRKLRQRPLAAIHQAVIEAMTTNETSFFRDLHPFETLRNDILPEIVRKRGSNGLNIWCAASSTGQEPYTIAMVLRDAFPDVAAKSKILCTDINATVLARTAEGKYSQLEVNRGLPATMLVKYFERAGTEWQVKAELRRMIDTRLLNLASPWTGIPPMDIVFIRNVLIYFDVETRRGIIGRIRRNMAMDGFLFVGGAETLLNIDSDLTRTTAGRSTLYKRAA; this is translated from the coding sequence ATGACCACAGTACTCGAACCGCTCGACTATCAATGGCTCTGCACGTTCCTGCGTGATGAGTCGGCGCTCATCATCGACGAAAGCAAGGAATACCTCGTCACGACTCGGCTGCATCCGGTGATGAAGCAGTTCAGCATCGCCTCGCTGCCCGAGCTGGTGCGGAAGCTCCGTCAGCGGCCGCTGGCCGCGATCCACCAGGCCGTCATCGAGGCGATGACGACCAACGAGACCTCGTTCTTCCGGGATCTCCACCCGTTCGAGACCCTGCGCAACGACATCTTGCCGGAGATCGTCCGCAAGCGTGGCAGCAACGGCCTCAACATCTGGTGCGCGGCATCGTCGACCGGCCAAGAGCCGTACACGATCGCGATGGTGCTGCGCGACGCCTTCCCCGACGTCGCGGCAAAATCGAAGATCCTCTGCACCGACATCAATGCGACCGTGCTCGCACGCACCGCCGAGGGCAAGTACTCCCAGCTCGAGGTCAACCGAGGTCTGCCCGCGACGATGCTGGTGAAGTACTTCGAACGCGCCGGCACCGAGTGGCAAGTGAAGGCCGAGCTGCGCCGGATGATCGATACACGCCTGCTCAACCTGGCCTCGCCCTGGACGGGCATCCCGCCGATGGACATCGTGTTCATCCGCAACGTCCTCATCTACTTCGACGTCGAGACCCGGCGTGGGATCATCGGTCGGATCCGCAGGAACATGGCGATGGACGGATTCCTGTTCGTCGGTGGTGCCGAGACGCTGTTGAACATCGACAGCGACCTGACGCGCACCACCGCCGGGCGCAGCACGCTGTACAAGCGCGCGGCCTAG